The following coding sequences lie in one Thalassoglobus polymorphus genomic window:
- a CDS encoding HpcH/HpaI aldolase family protein, whose product MRKSKTLARIRNGETVRMCALGHYIPAFVKHAAHFGYDCIWLDLEHRAMSDSQVQSLLAFSHLFDIDIMVRSPTLEKTKLYRYLEDGATGLMIPHVSTPEKAKMLVDAVKFPPIGDRGLDGAGLDSDFLMCDAALFPQNANEETFLVVQIETPEAVENVDAIAGVEGVDGLFVGPGDLGLRLQHTDPGWTLEDAFTRTAEACKKHNTAWGTPVGTKEALELRRGQGAQLLANGGDFRAFMSMLEQQSKQFD is encoded by the coding sequence ATGAGAAAAAGTAAAACTCTCGCCCGTATTCGTAATGGCGAGACAGTCCGCATGTGTGCCTTGGGGCATTATATCCCTGCGTTCGTCAAGCACGCGGCTCACTTCGGATACGACTGCATTTGGCTCGACCTGGAGCACAGAGCGATGAGCGACTCACAGGTTCAGTCGCTACTCGCTTTCAGCCATCTGTTTGATATCGACATCATGGTTCGATCACCCACTCTGGAGAAAACAAAGCTGTATCGCTATCTCGAAGATGGAGCGACCGGGCTGATGATTCCGCATGTGAGCACACCAGAAAAAGCAAAAATGCTCGTGGATGCAGTGAAGTTTCCCCCCATCGGAGATCGTGGCCTCGATGGAGCTGGGCTTGATTCTGATTTCCTGATGTGTGATGCCGCACTCTTTCCACAAAATGCCAACGAGGAGACCTTTCTCGTTGTGCAGATTGAAACTCCTGAAGCTGTCGAAAACGTCGATGCCATTGCGGGCGTCGAGGGGGTAGATGGACTGTTTGTTGGCCCGGGTGATCTCGGGTTGAGGCTACAGCATACTGATCCGGGTTGGACACTCGAAGATGCCTTCACTCGAACCGCTGAAGCATGCAAGAAGCACAACACTGCCTGGGGAACACCCGTCGGAACGAAAGAAGCTCTCGAACTTCGTCGCGGACAGGGTGCTCAACTCCTCGCCAACGGCGGAGATTTCCGAGCGTTCATGTCAATGCTGGAACAACAGTCAAAGCAGTTTGACTAA
- a CDS encoding calcineurin-like phosphoesterase C-terminal domain-containing protein, translated as MSRLISLTVVFGVLGLGLFVVSSSRAYQPERIDTPPTAKGVVYHDENENQKFDSGEKTLSGIRVSNGQDIVLTDANGRYEIPIDDDTTIFVIKPRNWRTPVNEHQLPRFYYTHKPGGSPMSKFAGVAPTGPLPKSVDFPLYPQEEPDNFKAVMFGDPQPRNQKEVDYITHDVVEELIGTDASFGVTLGDIVFDDLDVMDGINKSIAMIGIPWYNVVGNHDVNRDAKEHKFSDETFERIYGPSTYSFDYGPVHFIVLDNVEWIVPQAEGRKPTYRGGLGEEQLKFIETDLSQIPEEQMVVLMMHIPIIGVHDRHGLYRLIEKRPLCISISGHTHTHEHVWITDADGWEGPKPHHHIINVTVSGSWWGGAPDERGIPHTTMADGAPNGYSILNFDGNDYRLDYFAAGRGSDYQMEIEAPEVVPHGESNKMFVYANIFNADQYATVTMAIDGGDPVEIARVREVDPNYKKTVEAEAKILEKNKSAWRKLPKPRASTHLWKGAIPDNLSLGVHRVTITAKGRNGQVFEGHRILRVE; from the coding sequence ATGTCTCGATTGATTTCACTCACGGTGGTATTCGGAGTGTTAGGTTTGGGGTTGTTTGTTGTCTCGTCGTCACGGGCCTATCAACCTGAACGGATTGATACTCCACCGACAGCGAAAGGTGTTGTGTATCACGATGAAAATGAGAACCAAAAATTCGATTCTGGAGAAAAGACCCTCTCGGGTATTCGCGTTTCTAATGGACAGGACATTGTCCTCACCGACGCCAATGGTCGCTATGAAATTCCAATCGATGACGACACAACAATTTTTGTAATTAAGCCTCGCAACTGGCGGACTCCTGTCAACGAGCATCAACTTCCACGGTTCTACTACACACATAAACCTGGCGGGTCGCCGATGTCCAAGTTTGCTGGAGTCGCACCCACGGGGCCGCTACCGAAATCTGTCGACTTTCCGCTCTATCCTCAGGAAGAACCAGACAATTTCAAAGCTGTCATGTTTGGTGATCCTCAGCCACGCAATCAGAAAGAAGTTGACTACATCACACATGATGTCGTTGAAGAATTAATCGGAACGGACGCATCGTTCGGCGTGACCTTGGGAGATATCGTTTTTGATGACCTCGACGTCATGGACGGAATCAACAAGTCGATCGCGATGATCGGAATTCCCTGGTACAACGTCGTCGGAAATCATGACGTCAATCGTGACGCGAAAGAGCACAAGTTCTCTGACGAGACATTTGAACGTATCTACGGTCCTTCAACCTATTCATTTGATTATGGTCCCGTCCACTTCATTGTACTGGATAATGTCGAGTGGATTGTCCCACAAGCTGAAGGAAGAAAGCCAACATATCGTGGAGGGCTTGGGGAAGAGCAGCTGAAATTCATCGAAACGGACCTGTCACAAATCCCGGAAGAGCAGATGGTCGTTCTCATGATGCACATTCCGATCATCGGAGTCCATGATCGTCACGGCCTGTATCGCTTGATCGAGAAGCGACCTCTTTGCATTTCGATTTCCGGACATACTCACACTCACGAGCATGTCTGGATTACGGATGCCGATGGCTGGGAAGGCCCCAAGCCACATCACCACATCATCAATGTTACCGTTTCCGGAAGTTGGTGGGGTGGTGCTCCTGACGAACGCGGCATTCCGCACACGACAATGGCGGACGGTGCTCCAAACGGGTATTCGATTTTGAACTTCGACGGCAATGACTACCGACTCGACTACTTCGCAGCTGGACGAGGTTCGGATTATCAAATGGAAATCGAAGCTCCCGAAGTTGTCCCTCATGGAGAATCGAACAAGATGTTTGTGTATGCGAATATCTTCAATGCAGATCAATATGCGACTGTCACCATGGCGATAGACGGTGGCGATCCGGTCGAAATCGCAAGGGTTCGTGAAGTCGATCCAAACTACAAGAAGACCGTCGAAGCAGAAGCGAAAATCCTGGAGAAAAACAAATCTGCATGGAGAAAACTTCCTAAGCCGAGGGCCTCTACTCACTTGTGGAAGGGAGCGATCCCGGACAACCTGAGTCTCGGCGTTCACCGCGTGACAATCACTGCAAAAGGCCGCAACGGACAAGTTTTCGAAGGACACCGTATTCTGCGAGTCGAGTGA
- a CDS encoding serine hydroxymethyltransferase, protein MSTLQNADSEVWKALQHEQQRQVEGLELIASENYTSAAIQEAAGTVLTNKYAEGYPGRRYYGGCEFVDDIETLARDRVCELFGAEHANVQPHAGSQANMAVYFSKLKPGDTILAMNLAHGGHLTHGMHLNFSGQLYNIIPYGVREDDNLIDFDQVAALAKEHKPKMIVAGASAYPREIDHPKFAQIAKENNALLFVDMAHYAGLVAGGVHNNPVEVADFVSSTSHKTLRGPRSGFVLCKKEHQKDLDKTVFPGLQGGPLMHIVAAKAVCFKEALQPSFKEYAKQTVANAKTLAEVLMGGGIRLASGGTDNHLMLCDMTAIGLTGKIGEESLDRAGITVNKNMIPFDQRKPLDPSGVRIGTAALTTRGMKEDEMKKVGAWILQVLKSADDEAAIDAVRKEIAEFAKAFPVPGIE, encoded by the coding sequence ATGTCGACACTTCAGAACGCTGATTCCGAAGTTTGGAAGGCCCTGCAACACGAACAACAACGACAAGTCGAAGGGCTTGAGTTGATTGCATCGGAGAACTACACGAGCGCTGCCATCCAGGAAGCTGCCGGGACAGTTCTCACCAATAAATATGCGGAAGGCTATCCAGGTCGTCGCTACTACGGTGGATGCGAGTTCGTTGATGACATCGAAACACTCGCCCGGGACCGTGTCTGTGAACTCTTTGGTGCAGAGCACGCCAACGTGCAGCCACATGCAGGTTCGCAAGCCAACATGGCTGTCTACTTTTCGAAGCTCAAGCCGGGGGACACAATCCTCGCGATGAACCTCGCTCATGGTGGACACCTGACACACGGCATGCACCTGAATTTCTCGGGGCAGCTGTACAACATTATCCCTTACGGAGTTCGCGAGGACGATAACCTCATCGATTTCGATCAAGTGGCGGCTCTTGCAAAAGAACATAAGCCGAAAATGATCGTGGCTGGAGCCAGTGCTTACCCACGTGAAATCGACCACCCGAAATTCGCTCAGATCGCCAAAGAGAACAATGCGCTTCTCTTTGTTGATATGGCACACTACGCCGGACTCGTCGCCGGGGGCGTCCACAACAACCCCGTTGAAGTCGCTGACTTTGTTTCATCAACATCGCATAAGACGCTTCGCGGACCACGGTCCGGATTTGTTCTGTGCAAGAAAGAACACCAGAAAGATCTCGACAAAACAGTGTTCCCCGGTCTTCAAGGAGGCCCGTTGATGCACATTGTCGCAGCGAAAGCGGTCTGCTTCAAAGAAGCTCTTCAGCCGTCATTCAAAGAGTACGCCAAGCAAACCGTTGCGAATGCTAAAACGCTCGCTGAGGTCTTAATGGGTGGCGGAATTCGCCTCGCCAGTGGCGGGACCGACAACCACTTGATGCTCTGCGATATGACAGCGATCGGCCTCACCGGAAAGATTGGAGAGGAGTCGCTCGACCGAGCTGGAATCACCGTCAACAAAAACATGATTCCATTCGACCAACGCAAGCCGCTCGACCCGAGTGGCGTTCGCATCGGGACAGCAGCCCTGACAACTCGTGGAATGAAAGAAGACGAGATGAAGAAGGTCGGAGCGTGGATTCTTCAAGTCTTGAAATCTGCCGACGACGAAGCTGCGATTGATGCTGTTCGAAAAGAGATTGCAGAGTTCGCAAAAGCATTTCCTGTCCCAGGAATCGAATAA
- a CDS encoding sodium:solute symporter family transporter, whose amino-acid sequence MTKSGISAFFIALLVTNLTFAAEATAPATMSPRAGLAVIDWVIVFLYASGTICLGWYFSRKQSTTEEYFVGSGSMNPILIGVSLFATLLSTITYLSTPGESLGKGPVYFTSLLAMPITFYIVGFILLPVYMRQKVTSAYELLEAKLGLSIRMLGACMFILLRLVWMSLLIYMTSKAIVEMTGLADRWIPVVALVTGTVAVVYTSLGGLRAVVITDAMQTILLYGGAVTVIAMVTWHMGGFGWFPTKWDPQWDKQPILPENARTRLTVLGAILNALIWSVCTAGGDQTSVQRFMATKDAKSARLALATQLTVGLIVSLTLALVGFALLGYFKEFPEQIPAGLDLKDDADKMFTNFIAFNLPPGVSGFVVAAMFAAAMSSIDSGVNSITAVVMTDGLDRFGRKPRTEKEHVRISRWMALGIGLLVVICSSAMGGIPGNYTAVTQKTSNLLTTPIFGLFFFALFVPFASPKGVWVGAICGTATAVLVAFSGPIVYALYLWFDVDPAIFGTEVVELVNKETGEVERSVPDPISFQWISLAAISVNVVTGCIASKIFPKPKTPSTPEQVETPSA is encoded by the coding sequence ATGACGAAATCCGGAATTTCAGCTTTCTTTATCGCACTTCTTGTAACAAATCTCACCTTCGCTGCGGAGGCGACAGCCCCCGCAACGATGAGTCCACGCGCGGGCTTGGCAGTCATCGACTGGGTCATCGTGTTCTTGTATGCGTCGGGGACAATTTGCCTCGGTTGGTACTTCAGCCGGAAGCAAAGTACGACAGAAGAATACTTCGTCGGCAGCGGCTCAATGAACCCGATTCTCATCGGTGTCTCTCTGTTCGCAACTCTGCTGAGTACGATTACCTACCTCTCCACGCCTGGGGAAAGCCTCGGTAAAGGACCGGTTTACTTCACCAGCCTGCTGGCGATGCCGATCACATTTTACATCGTCGGTTTCATTTTACTGCCGGTGTACATGCGTCAGAAGGTAACCAGTGCTTACGAACTTCTGGAAGCCAAGCTTGGGTTAAGTATCCGAATGCTGGGTGCGTGCATGTTCATCCTGTTGAGACTGGTCTGGATGTCGCTGCTCATCTACATGACATCAAAAGCAATCGTCGAAATGACCGGGCTCGCTGATCGATGGATACCTGTTGTCGCTTTGGTCACAGGGACGGTGGCCGTTGTGTACACCTCTCTGGGCGGACTGAGAGCTGTTGTCATTACAGATGCGATGCAAACCATCCTGCTGTATGGAGGAGCAGTCACAGTGATTGCCATGGTCACTTGGCACATGGGTGGCTTTGGGTGGTTCCCAACAAAGTGGGACCCCCAATGGGACAAGCAACCGATTTTACCTGAAAATGCTCGAACACGCTTAACTGTTTTGGGAGCGATTCTGAACGCCCTGATCTGGAGTGTTTGCACTGCCGGGGGAGATCAAACATCCGTTCAGCGATTCATGGCAACGAAAGATGCCAAGTCGGCTCGTCTGGCGTTGGCAACGCAACTGACAGTTGGGCTGATTGTCTCTTTGACTTTGGCACTGGTCGGTTTCGCCCTTCTCGGTTACTTCAAGGAATTCCCGGAGCAGATCCCAGCTGGCCTGGATCTCAAAGATGACGCGGACAAAATGTTCACGAATTTCATCGCCTTCAATCTTCCACCGGGTGTCTCCGGATTTGTCGTTGCTGCGATGTTTGCGGCAGCGATGTCCAGCATCGACTCCGGCGTCAACTCAATCACTGCCGTCGTCATGACAGATGGCTTGGATCGCTTCGGACGCAAGCCGAGAACAGAAAAAGAACATGTGCGGATTTCTCGCTGGATGGCTTTAGGGATCGGGCTGCTTGTCGTCATTTGCAGTTCTGCAATGGGAGGAATTCCGGGAAACTACACTGCTGTAACCCAAAAGACTTCGAACCTGTTGACGACACCGATTTTCGGACTGTTTTTCTTCGCTCTGTTCGTTCCATTTGCAAGCCCAAAAGGGGTTTGGGTCGGAGCCATTTGTGGAACGGCAACGGCAGTTCTGGTCGCCTTTTCCGGACCGATTGTCTATGCACTATACCTTTGGTTTGATGTTGATCCAGCAATCTTTGGGACCGAGGTTGTCGAGTTGGTGAACAAGGAAACCGGGGAAGTAGAGAGAAGTGTGCCAGACCCGATTAGTTTTCAATGGATCTCGCTGGCCGCCATTTCGGTGAACGTGGTCACTGGCTGCATCGCGAGTAAGATATTTCCAAAACCGAAGACCCCATCGACTCCAGAACAGGTTGAAACACCTTCAGCTTGA
- a CDS encoding POT family MFS transporter yields MQNHNAPWEQSTVRVCSKPDQSVKSPLINGCESTLNTSRESRMAEEKYITVPPETDKMPPGIPYIVGNEAAERFSYYGMRAILVVFLTEYLHLMSDKLLPAMSNAEATAHYHTFVSTVYIFPILGALISDAITGKYKLILWVSVIYCLGHGALALVGSPGMSPTNYMWLGLILIAIGSGGIKPCVSAHVGDQFGKKNEHLMSKVYQWFYFSINFGSTISTFMVPWLLEWYGPHVAFGIPGVLMAIATLMFWMGRKVFVHIPPARTKLLDDLFSKTGLWTLAKISAVFVFASVFWALFDQTSSTWVLQAENMNRNVFGFEVLKEQIQIANPVLVMLMIPLFQFVIYPTINKVFRLTQLRKFSIGLFLATASFALSAIVEQWIEKGGYPSISWQILAYVLITASEIMVSITGLEFSYAQAPKSMKSIVMSLWLAFVALGNVVTAQVNEFIQIPSINEVLKESKSFKTAGDEKDVVQVWKTKREPLTGEHSDAVAKILRVAGHDGEYGTKDDFVLKFGKFENLLQLVTSEDEQLDKAKAVIDEEFFEINKTLPPVEVGQELITGIKDTYGEQITYELLTRNRYRLLSSGADKKLQTPWDVTLNCVVNRVDRKDATEKPEKYTWKEKRIIELSGEEGRKEVEAKRGNIPRTEIAGSVTVGGAVTLEGSDYHWFWAQLMFVTAVLFIPVAYLYPEKKALSADDISDEIASESQEEGTSN; encoded by the coding sequence ATGCAAAATCACAACGCCCCTTGGGAGCAATCGACGGTGCGGGTTTGTTCCAAGCCTGATCAATCTGTAAAGTCACCACTCATCAATGGTTGCGAATCGACTCTCAACACCAGCAGGGAAAGCAGGATGGCTGAAGAAAAGTACATCACGGTCCCCCCCGAAACGGACAAGATGCCCCCGGGGATTCCTTACATCGTCGGCAATGAAGCGGCCGAACGGTTCAGCTACTACGGAATGCGGGCCATTCTGGTTGTCTTTCTAACCGAGTATTTGCACTTGATGTCGGACAAGTTGCTCCCAGCGATGAGCAACGCCGAAGCAACAGCGCATTACCATACGTTCGTTTCTACTGTCTACATCTTTCCGATTCTTGGGGCACTCATCTCGGATGCCATCACCGGGAAATACAAACTGATCCTCTGGGTCTCAGTCATTTACTGCCTGGGCCATGGCGCACTGGCACTGGTCGGAAGCCCCGGGATGTCGCCGACGAATTATATGTGGCTCGGACTGATTCTGATTGCGATTGGCTCTGGTGGAATCAAGCCGTGTGTCTCTGCGCATGTGGGGGACCAGTTCGGCAAGAAGAACGAACACTTGATGTCCAAGGTGTATCAGTGGTTCTACTTCTCGATTAACTTCGGGTCGACAATTTCAACATTCATGGTTCCCTGGCTATTGGAATGGTACGGACCGCACGTCGCCTTTGGAATTCCTGGCGTCCTGATGGCGATTGCGACACTGATGTTCTGGATGGGCCGCAAAGTTTTTGTGCATATCCCACCCGCCAGAACGAAACTGTTAGATGACCTCTTCAGTAAAACCGGTCTCTGGACACTCGCGAAAATCTCAGCTGTCTTCGTGTTTGCGAGTGTCTTCTGGGCTTTGTTCGACCAAACAAGCTCGACCTGGGTGCTGCAGGCAGAGAACATGAATCGCAACGTATTTGGGTTTGAGGTCCTGAAAGAACAGATTCAAATTGCGAACCCGGTTCTCGTAATGCTGATGATTCCGCTCTTTCAGTTCGTCATTTACCCAACAATCAATAAGGTCTTCCGGCTGACACAGTTGAGAAAGTTTTCGATTGGACTGTTTCTGGCCACTGCCTCCTTTGCTCTTTCCGCAATCGTCGAGCAATGGATTGAAAAGGGGGGCTATCCATCGATCTCCTGGCAGATTTTGGCGTATGTCCTGATCACCGCCAGCGAAATCATGGTCTCCATCACTGGCCTTGAGTTCTCTTACGCCCAGGCTCCCAAGTCGATGAAATCGATCGTCATGTCGTTGTGGCTAGCATTTGTTGCTCTCGGAAATGTGGTGACGGCACAGGTCAACGAGTTCATCCAGATTCCGAGCATCAATGAAGTCTTGAAAGAATCCAAGTCGTTCAAAACCGCCGGCGACGAAAAAGATGTGGTTCAGGTTTGGAAAACAAAACGAGAACCGCTGACAGGCGAGCATTCTGATGCGGTCGCCAAAATTCTGCGGGTCGCAGGTCATGACGGCGAGTATGGCACGAAAGACGATTTCGTTTTAAAGTTTGGAAAATTTGAGAACCTGCTGCAACTCGTCACTTCCGAAGACGAACAGCTCGACAAAGCGAAAGCTGTCATTGATGAGGAGTTTTTTGAGATCAACAAAACGCTTCCGCCTGTCGAAGTGGGACAGGAACTCATCACCGGAATTAAGGACACCTACGGTGAACAGATCACCTATGAACTGTTGACTCGCAATCGCTATCGACTTCTCTCATCCGGCGCGGACAAGAAACTTCAGACACCTTGGGATGTCACGCTGAATTGTGTTGTGAACCGTGTCGATCGTAAAGATGCAACAGAAAAGCCCGAGAAATACACTTGGAAAGAGAAGCGAATTATCGAACTCAGCGGTGAAGAGGGGCGAAAAGAGGTCGAAGCGAAACGTGGAAATATTCCAAGAACAGAAATCGCAGGCTCGGTGACAGTCGGCGGCGCCGTGACCCTCGAAGGCTCCGACTACCACTGGTTCTGGGCACAACTGATGTTTGTGACTGCGGTCCTGTTCATTCCGGTCGCTTACCTCTACCCAGAAAAAAAGGCCTTATCAGCAGATGACATCTCAGATGAGATCGCTTCGGAGTCACAAGAAGAAGGCACCAGCAACTAA
- a CDS encoding pectate lyase, with protein sequence MAQDQGGCMFLKMTLVFVFFVSCFQNSSESQDSLAEQAEATMKRAATYFRESVATHGGYVYHYSPDLQQRWGEGVATRDQIWIQPPGTPTVGMAFLDAYQATGDEYYLEAAREAAYAVAYGQLKSGGWQNCVDFNKRGARVNQYRNGKGGGKNNSSFDDGQTQSALLFMIKMDKALDFKDKTIHESAMVGLKAVLDAQFPNGAFPQVFTGPVTPQPMASSNFPSYDWRTAGRVKNYWDMYTLNDNVTGYIAKTLIEAHSVYNDPKYLTALEKLGDFLILAQMPQPQPGWAQQYNYNMQPIWARKFEPPGISGDETQEVIDTLLDLVEITGNVKYLKPIPAAIAWLKKSQLPNGQLARYYELKTNRPLYMQREGKVYSLTYDDSNLPSHYGWKTDSRIRELEQRVKRVKDGKPAPSLDSSELQASVETLIESLDKQGRWITVSQGERLVGQPKIAEGMSYISSETFSENLRTLSEYLSRSEK encoded by the coding sequence ATGGCTCAAGATCAAGGTGGCTGCATGTTTCTGAAAATGACACTTGTCTTCGTTTTTTTCGTGAGTTGCTTTCAGAACTCAAGCGAGTCCCAGGATTCGCTTGCAGAGCAGGCAGAGGCAACGATGAAAAGAGCTGCAACGTACTTCCGGGAGTCTGTGGCAACTCACGGGGGTTATGTTTACCACTACTCACCAGATCTTCAGCAGAGATGGGGAGAAGGCGTCGCGACCAGAGATCAAATTTGGATACAACCTCCCGGAACGCCAACTGTCGGAATGGCTTTTCTGGATGCTTACCAAGCGACCGGAGACGAATATTATCTTGAAGCGGCCCGAGAGGCTGCGTATGCAGTTGCGTATGGGCAACTGAAGTCTGGCGGTTGGCAAAACTGCGTTGACTTCAACAAGCGCGGAGCGCGGGTGAATCAGTATCGCAACGGGAAAGGTGGAGGCAAGAACAACTCTTCGTTCGACGACGGACAAACTCAGTCGGCGTTACTGTTCATGATCAAGATGGACAAAGCTCTCGACTTCAAAGACAAGACGATTCATGAATCCGCCATGGTTGGCTTAAAAGCTGTCCTCGATGCTCAATTCCCCAACGGTGCATTTCCGCAAGTCTTCACTGGCCCGGTGACGCCGCAACCGATGGCGTCCTCAAACTTCCCCAGTTACGACTGGCGTACCGCAGGACGAGTCAAAAATTACTGGGACATGTACACTCTCAACGACAACGTCACCGGGTACATCGCGAAGACGCTGATTGAAGCACACAGTGTTTACAACGATCCGAAATATCTCACCGCGCTTGAGAAACTGGGGGACTTTCTGATTCTTGCTCAAATGCCGCAGCCACAACCGGGATGGGCTCAACAGTACAACTACAACATGCAGCCAATCTGGGCGAGAAAATTTGAACCCCCCGGAATCTCAGGAGATGAAACTCAAGAGGTCATTGACACGCTCCTGGATCTGGTAGAGATCACCGGCAACGTGAAATACCTGAAACCGATCCCAGCTGCCATCGCCTGGTTGAAGAAGTCTCAGCTACCCAACGGTCAACTCGCACGGTACTACGAACTGAAAACGAACCGACCGCTTTACATGCAGCGGGAAGGAAAAGTCTATTCGTTGACCTACGACGATTCGAACTTGCCCAGCCACTATGGATGGAAAACAGACTCGCGAATTCGAGAACTCGAACAGCGAGTCAAACGAGTGAAAGATGGAAAGCCGGCACCCTCATTGGATTCTTCTGAACTTCAGGCATCTGTCGAAACATTAATCGAATCACTCGACAAGCAAGGGCGCTGGATCACAGTTTCTCAAGGCGAGCGACTTGTTGGTCAGCCGAAAATTGCCGAAGGGATGTCTTACATCAGTAGCGAAACTTTTAGTGAAAACCTCAGAACTCTCAGTGAGTATCTCAGTCGATCTGAAAAATGA